From the Halomonas meridiana genome, one window contains:
- a CDS encoding phosphatidylserine/phosphatidylglycerophosphate/cardiolipin synthase family protein: MQHEWREGNRVILLPEASRFLPAMFEAVSQAQHYVLVELYLMESGELANQVIDALASASQRGVSTYLLLDGYGAMGLERRDRERLEAAGVALQLFNPIGFHSLARNLSRDHRKIVVVDGEIAFTGGFGAVDEFLQAWYEIALRIDGPAVADWEVLFRRLWRSRLTRQASGDPAPLPLPPQRSATSHADGVRGRVMSARGYRYQAIRHSLYARVSSAQQRLWLCTPYFVPTFALRRRLIRAARQGVDVRLLLPGAKHDHPGVRYAGQRFYQGLLKAGVRIFEFQPTFIHAKFVLADEWVSLGSCNFDHWNLHWNLEANQEIDDPGFASDVQALFERNFAASQEVDAAAWAARPWGQRAKEWVYGVVDGLVMRLK; the protein is encoded by the coding sequence ATGCAGCACGAGTGGCGAGAAGGAAACCGTGTGATTCTGCTGCCGGAAGCGTCGCGCTTTTTACCGGCGATGTTCGAAGCGGTCAGTCAGGCACAGCATTACGTGCTGGTGGAGCTCTACTTGATGGAATCGGGGGAGCTTGCCAACCAAGTCATCGACGCGCTGGCGTCGGCCTCGCAACGAGGCGTCAGCACCTACCTACTGCTGGACGGATACGGCGCGATGGGATTGGAGCGACGCGACCGTGAGCGCCTGGAGGCCGCTGGCGTGGCGTTGCAGCTGTTCAACCCGATTGGCTTTCACTCCCTGGCCCGTAATCTCAGCCGCGACCACCGTAAGATCGTGGTGGTGGACGGTGAGATTGCCTTTACCGGCGGTTTTGGCGCAGTGGATGAGTTCCTGCAGGCATGGTATGAAATCGCGCTACGTATCGACGGCCCGGCCGTTGCGGACTGGGAAGTGCTGTTTCGCCGTCTGTGGCGTTCCCGGCTGACTCGCCAAGCGTCGGGTGACCCAGCGCCCCTTCCGCTCCCGCCACAGCGCAGCGCGACCTCCCATGCCGATGGCGTGCGGGGGCGAGTGATGTCGGCAAGAGGCTATCGTTACCAAGCAATTCGCCACTCGCTGTATGCCCGGGTGAGTAGCGCCCAACAGCGGCTGTGGCTGTGTACGCCCTACTTCGTGCCTACGTTTGCGCTGCGCCGCCGGTTGATCCGCGCTGCTCGGCAAGGCGTGGATGTGCGCCTGCTACTGCCCGGTGCCAAGCACGACCATCCCGGCGTGCGCTATGCGGGCCAGCGCTTTTATCAGGGGTTGCTGAAAGCGGGCGTACGCATTTTCGAATTCCAGCCGACCTTCATACATGCCAAATTCGTTCTGGCCGATGAGTGGGTTAGTCTCGGCTCCTGCAACTTCGATCACTGGAACCTGCACTGGAACTTAGAGGCCAACCAGGAGATAGACGATCCAGGATTCGCCAGCGACGTGCAGGCGCTTTTCGAGCGTAACTTTGCCGCCAGCCAAGAGGTAGATGCCGCCGCCTGGGCCGCGCGCCCCTGGGGGCAGCGGGCCAAGGAGTGGGTGTATGGCGTCGTGGATGGCCTTGTGATGCGTCTAAAATAG
- a CDS encoding class I SAM-dependent methyltransferase has translation MSQPIPEVLLPTGLTLGYVEGQLALIGEEREYGKPLSVDFVSGKAAHRRQFGGGRGQLVAKACGLAKGVTPSVVDATAGLGRDAFVLASLGAPVLMIERVAAIAALLSDGLARAAAAEDTAAIAARMCLRHGDAAEQLAMLVADAEFAPQVIHLDPMFPHREKSALVKKEMRVFRELAGDDDDAPRLLEAALDVASHRVVVKRPRKAPPIAGPAPQHTLEGKTSRYDLYVHRSLSR, from the coding sequence ATGAGCCAGCCAATACCGGAGGTTCTCCTGCCGACGGGGCTAACCTTGGGCTATGTGGAGGGCCAGCTTGCCCTGATCGGGGAGGAGCGGGAGTACGGCAAGCCGCTCAGCGTTGATTTTGTCTCGGGAAAGGCCGCGCATCGCCGTCAGTTCGGCGGCGGCCGTGGGCAGCTGGTGGCGAAGGCCTGCGGGCTGGCCAAAGGCGTGACGCCGAGCGTGGTCGATGCTACGGCGGGGCTGGGGCGCGACGCCTTCGTTTTGGCAAGCCTTGGAGCGCCGGTGCTGATGATCGAGCGGGTCGCGGCCATCGCCGCCTTGCTCAGCGATGGCCTCGCGCGTGCGGCGGCCGCAGAGGACACCGCCGCGATTGCCGCGCGAATGTGCCTGCGTCATGGCGATGCCGCCGAACAGTTGGCGATGCTGGTGGCAGACGCCGAGTTCGCCCCTCAGGTCATTCATCTGGACCCTATGTTCCCCCATCGGGAGAAGTCTGCGCTGGTGAAAAAAGAGATGCGCGTGTTTCGCGAGCTGGCCGGGGACGACGACGATGCCCCACGGCTGTTGGAAGCCGCGCTCGACGTGGCGTCTCACCGGGTGGTGGTGAAACGCCCCCGTAAAGCACCGCCTATTGCGGGGCCCGCGCCGCAGCACACGCTGGAAGGCAAAACGAGCCGCTACGACCTGTACGTTCATCGTTCACTCAGCCGCTGA
- the tsaB gene encoding tRNA (adenosine(37)-N6)-threonylcarbamoyltransferase complex dimerization subunit type 1 TsaB, with protein sequence MSSLYLLALDASSSACSAALLRQAGGQRDCLARYEMTPRAHTKRLMPMVDELLADAGIAPQALNAIAFGRGPGSFTGLRIAAGAAQGLAFGLDCPLLGISTLEALALQAHRRYHFRHVVTALDARMGEVYAATWHCLNDTLSLQSDEVVIAPGAFRLPADETDWVGVGSGFSLWDEFAVGVQASMSQHLTDLEPRAEEMAWLAARDLDAGLGQAAHAAQPVYLRNNVAWKKPA encoded by the coding sequence ATGTCGTCGTTATACCTTCTGGCACTGGATGCCTCCTCCAGCGCCTGTTCTGCGGCTTTGCTCCGCCAAGCAGGCGGTCAGCGTGACTGTTTGGCGCGCTATGAAATGACGCCACGCGCGCACACCAAGCGCTTGATGCCGATGGTGGATGAGCTGCTCGCTGATGCGGGCATTGCCCCTCAAGCGCTGAACGCCATTGCGTTCGGGCGTGGTCCCGGTTCGTTTACCGGCCTGCGCATTGCGGCCGGTGCTGCCCAAGGGCTGGCGTTTGGCTTGGACTGCCCGCTGCTCGGCATTTCGACCTTGGAGGCGCTCGCGCTACAAGCGCATCGGCGTTATCACTTTCGCCATGTGGTCACCGCGTTGGATGCGCGCATGGGCGAAGTGTATGCGGCCACCTGGCACTGCTTGAACGATACCCTAAGCTTACAAAGTGACGAGGTCGTCATCGCGCCCGGTGCATTCCGCTTGCCGGCCGACGAAACCGATTGGGTAGGCGTAGGCTCGGGCTTTAGCCTGTGGGATGAGTTTGCTGTCGGCGTGCAGGCCAGCATGTCGCAACATCTCACGGACTTAGAACCGCGCGCAGAGGAGATGGCGTGGCTGGCCGCGCGCGACCTGGACGCAGGCTTGGGCCAAGCGGCCCACGCGGCACAGCCGGTGTATCTGCGTAATAACGTGGCGTGGAAAAAACCGGCATGA
- the adk gene encoding adenylate kinase, whose amino-acid sequence MRLILLGAPGAGKGTQAQFICEQFKIPQISTGDMLRAAIKDGTELGLKVKEIMNSGGLVSDDIIIDLVKERISQPDCENGFLFDGFPRTIPQADAMKEGGVKLDHVLEIAVPDEEIVSRLAGRRVHPASGRVYHIEHNPPKEPGKDDVTGETLIQREDDQESTVRNRLSVYHDQTAPLVDYYQQWAKEDPAAAPQYHRVEGVGSVADITRQVKEALS is encoded by the coding sequence ATGCGTTTAATCCTGTTGGGTGCCCCCGGCGCGGGGAAGGGGACTCAAGCTCAATTTATTTGTGAGCAGTTCAAGATTCCCCAAATTTCCACCGGGGATATGCTGCGCGCCGCTATCAAGGACGGCACTGAGCTGGGCTTGAAGGTCAAAGAGATCATGAACAGCGGTGGTCTGGTGTCGGACGACATCATCATCGATCTGGTCAAAGAGCGCATCAGCCAGCCGGACTGCGAGAATGGTTTCTTGTTCGACGGTTTCCCGCGGACCATCCCCCAGGCCGACGCCATGAAAGAGGGCGGCGTCAAACTGGATCACGTACTGGAAATCGCCGTGCCGGATGAAGAGATCGTCAGCCGTTTGGCGGGTCGCCGCGTACACCCGGCCTCTGGTCGCGTGTATCACATCGAGCACAATCCGCCCAAAGAGCCGGGTAAAGACGATGTCACCGGCGAAACGCTGATCCAGCGTGAAGACGACCAAGAGTCCACGGTGCGTAACCGCCTGTCGGTCTACCACGACCAAACCGCGCCGCTGGTGGACTACTACCAGCAGTGGGCGAAAGAGGACCCGGCCGCCGCGCCGCAGTATCACCGCGTCGAAGGCGTGGGCAGCGTGGCGGACATCACGCGCCAGGTGAAAGAAGCGCTGAGCTAA
- the aceF gene encoding pyruvate dehydrogenase complex dihydrolipoyllysine-residue acetyltransferase yields the protein MSSEIIKVPDIGGDTDVEIIEIAVSEGDVIEAEDTLITLESDKASMDVPAPKGGKVIKVLVKEGDKVSEGDDIVELEVEGGGESDDAEPEADSQASEPDEAPAKQQEAAPAPKKASGGKQTVDIKVPDLGGSDNVEIIDVAVGAGDEVNAEDTLITLESDKASMDVPSPHSGKIVALTVKEGDTVSEGDVIGQMEIAGEGDDDSDADAPAQADESASTNDSAEAKDDTADDEGGSGEPERKEIRVPDLSGSSDVPIIEIGVAAGDEVDVEDPLITLESDKASMDVPSPFKGKILELTVKEGDTVSEGDVIGYMEVAGAKKAAPKKAAPEKADSKPQSAPSAKQASPAGSPSPEAQMASHKPRDGKLVHAGPAVRMLARELGVDLGLVKPSGPKDRVLKEDVQAYVKQAIANQGKAQAAAPAASGGAGIPAVPEVDFSQFGEVEEKPMGRLLKMGATNLHRSWLNVPHVTQFDEADITELENFRKAMKAEAEAQGAKLTPLPFLVKACAFALRKFPQFNVSLKGDGDTLVWKKYIHIGIAVDTPDGLMVPVLRDADKKSLIEIAKEMAELGKKAQTKKLKREEMTGGCFTISSLGSIGGTAFTPIVNAPEVAILGVSKAQMKPVWDGSAFQPRLMMPLSLSYDHRAINGADAARFTAFLADVLTDIRRLLL from the coding sequence TTGAGTAGCGAAATCATCAAAGTTCCCGACATCGGTGGGGATACCGATGTCGAAATCATCGAGATTGCGGTGTCAGAAGGCGACGTCATTGAAGCGGAAGACACCCTGATCACTCTGGAATCCGACAAAGCCAGCATGGATGTACCGGCCCCGAAAGGCGGCAAGGTGATCAAAGTGTTGGTCAAAGAGGGCGATAAAGTCTCGGAAGGCGATGATATCGTCGAGCTGGAAGTGGAAGGTGGCGGTGAGAGTGATGATGCCGAGCCGGAAGCCGACTCCCAAGCGTCTGAGCCAGACGAAGCGCCCGCCAAGCAGCAAGAAGCGGCCCCTGCGCCAAAGAAAGCCAGCGGCGGCAAGCAAACCGTGGACATCAAAGTCCCCGATCTCGGTGGCTCTGACAACGTCGAGATCATCGACGTCGCCGTCGGCGCAGGCGATGAAGTCAACGCCGAAGACACGCTGATCACCCTGGAGTCTGACAAAGCCTCTATGGACGTGCCCAGCCCGCACAGCGGTAAGATCGTCGCGCTGACGGTGAAAGAGGGCGACACCGTGTCCGAAGGCGACGTGATTGGCCAGATGGAAATCGCGGGTGAAGGCGATGATGACAGTGATGCGGACGCGCCTGCCCAAGCCGACGAGTCTGCCTCCACTAACGACTCTGCTGAAGCTAAAGACGATACGGCTGACGACGAAGGCGGCAGCGGCGAGCCAGAGCGTAAAGAGATTCGCGTGCCGGATCTGTCAGGCTCCTCTGACGTACCGATTATCGAAATTGGCGTTGCCGCCGGTGACGAGGTCGACGTCGAAGATCCGCTGATCACCCTGGAGTCCGATAAAGCCTCCATGGACGTGCCGAGCCCCTTCAAGGGCAAGATTCTGGAGCTCACCGTCAAAGAGGGTGACACCGTTTCTGAAGGCGACGTGATCGGCTATATGGAAGTCGCGGGTGCCAAGAAAGCCGCACCCAAAAAAGCGGCCCCTGAAAAAGCGGATAGCAAGCCGCAGAGCGCGCCCAGCGCCAAGCAGGCGTCCCCGGCGGGTTCCCCCAGTCCCGAAGCGCAAATGGCGTCTCACAAGCCTCGCGACGGCAAGCTGGTACACGCGGGCCCCGCCGTGCGTATGCTGGCCCGTGAGCTAGGCGTCGATCTGGGCCTCGTGAAGCCCAGCGGCCCGAAAGATCGCGTGCTGAAAGAGGACGTGCAGGCCTACGTCAAACAGGCGATTGCCAACCAGGGTAAAGCCCAGGCTGCCGCTCCTGCGGCCAGCGGTGGTGCAGGCATCCCCGCCGTGCCGGAAGTCGACTTCAGCCAGTTCGGTGAAGTGGAAGAGAAGCCGATGGGTCGCCTGCTCAAGATGGGCGCGACGAACCTGCATCGTAGCTGGCTCAACGTGCCCCACGTGACCCAGTTCGACGAAGCCGACATCACCGAGCTTGAAAACTTCCGTAAGGCCATGAAGGCCGAAGCCGAAGCCCAAGGGGCCAAGCTCACGCCGCTGCCGTTCCTGGTCAAGGCGTGTGCCTTTGCCCTGCGCAAGTTCCCGCAGTTCAACGTCAGCTTGAAAGGCGACGGCGATACTCTGGTATGGAAGAAGTACATCCATATCGGTATCGCGGTGGATACGCCGGACGGTCTGATGGTGCCCGTGCTGCGCGACGCCGATAAGAAATCCTTGATCGAGATTGCCAAGGAGATGGCGGAGCTAGGCAAGAAAGCGCAAACCAAGAAGCTCAAGCGGGAAGAGATGACCGGTGGCTGCTTCACCATTTCGAGCCTGGGCTCGATTGGTGGCACGGCCTTCACGCCGATCGTCAACGCCCCTGAGGTCGCGATCTTGGGTGTGTCGAAAGCGCAGATGAAGCCGGTATGGGATGGCAGTGCTTTCCAGCCGCGCTTGATGATGCCGCTGTCGCTCTCCTACGATCACCGCGCGATCAACGGTGCGGATGCAGCGCGCTTCACCGCCTTCCTGGCGGACGTGCTCACCGATATCCGTCGCTTGCTGCTGTAA
- the aceE gene encoding pyruvate dehydrogenase (acetyl-transferring), homodimeric type gives MSLETREDLDPVETTEWLESLESVLDREGEDRARYLMTRLADRLRRDGMKVPFSVTTPHRNTIPVHREAPMPGDLFMERRIRSLIRYNAIAQVIRNNRANPGLGGHIASFMSSATLYDVGFNHFFRAPKGDFEGDLIYIQGHVAPGIYARSFLEGRLSEEQMDKFRREVDGDGLSSYPHPWLMPDYWQFPTVSMGLGPIQAIYQAHVMKYLHHRELKDMHDRKIWCFMGDGECDEPESLGAISLAGRENLDNLIFVINCNLQRLDGPVRGNSRVMDEFEGVFRGAGWNVIKVVWGRHWDPLFEKDKKGILQKRMDEAVDGEYQNYKANGGAYTREHFFGKYPETEEMVKDLSDEDIWKLNRGGHDPFKVYAAYHEAVNTSNGKPTVILAHTIKGYGMGSGDGEAANEAHQVKSMEYEALKKFRDRFGIPLTDEQLKDVPYYKPEEDSPELKYMHLQRERLNGYLPSRRSSFEPLEIPTLEDKTFASQMGGSKGREVSTTMAFVRILNGLVKDKKLGKQVVPIIPDEARTFGMEGMFRQLGIYTSEGQKYEPVDKGQIMYYREDQKGQVLEEGISEAGAMSAWIAAATSYSNNNVTLLPFYIYYSMFGFQRIGDLAWAAGDLQARGFMVGGTAGRTTLNGEGLQHQDGHSLIQASTIPNCRSYDPTYAHEVAVIVQDGLKRMFTDQENCFYYLTVMNENYEHPELENVPADDIVKGMYLLKETKGDKGRVQLMGSGTILREVEAAAELLANDWGIGADIWSVTSFNELRREALLLEREAFLNPDAEANKPHVTKCLEGRDGPVIASTDYMKLYADQVRAWVPNDYTVLGTDGFGRSDTREKLRYFFEVDRYFVTVAALRALADRGEIDRKHVGDALKKYGIDANKPNPLTS, from the coding sequence ATGAGTCTGGAGACAAGAGAAGATCTCGATCCGGTCGAAACCACGGAGTGGCTGGAATCCCTGGAATCGGTACTGGATCGTGAGGGCGAGGATCGTGCCCGCTACCTGATGACCCGCCTGGCGGATCGCCTGCGCCGGGACGGGATGAAGGTGCCCTTCTCGGTGACAACCCCCCACCGTAATACGATCCCGGTTCACCGCGAAGCGCCCATGCCTGGCGATCTGTTCATGGAGCGTCGTATCCGCTCCCTGATCCGTTACAACGCCATTGCGCAGGTCATTCGTAACAACCGGGCCAACCCGGGCCTGGGTGGTCACATTGCAAGCTTCATGTCGTCCGCGACGCTGTACGATGTGGGTTTCAACCACTTCTTCCGCGCTCCCAAAGGCGATTTCGAAGGCGACTTGATCTACATTCAGGGGCACGTGGCGCCGGGTATCTACGCGCGTTCGTTCCTGGAAGGCCGTCTGAGCGAAGAGCAAATGGACAAGTTCCGTCGCGAAGTCGACGGCGATGGCCTCTCTTCTTATCCGCACCCGTGGCTGATGCCGGACTACTGGCAGTTCCCCACGGTGTCCATGGGTCTTGGCCCGATTCAGGCCATCTATCAAGCCCACGTGATGAAGTACCTGCATCACCGTGAGCTGAAAGATATGCACGACCGCAAGATCTGGTGCTTCATGGGCGACGGCGAGTGTGACGAGCCGGAATCCCTGGGCGCGATCTCGCTGGCGGGCCGTGAGAACCTCGATAACCTGATCTTCGTCATCAACTGTAACCTGCAGCGCTTGGACGGTCCGGTACGCGGTAACTCCCGCGTCATGGACGAGTTCGAAGGCGTCTTCCGCGGTGCCGGTTGGAACGTGATCAAGGTCGTTTGGGGTCGTCACTGGGATCCGCTGTTCGAGAAGGATAAGAAAGGCATCCTTCAAAAACGCATGGACGAGGCGGTCGACGGCGAGTACCAGAACTACAAGGCGAACGGCGGTGCTTACACCCGTGAGCACTTCTTCGGTAAGTATCCTGAAACCGAAGAAATGGTCAAAGACCTCTCCGACGAAGATATCTGGAAGCTCAACCGTGGCGGTCACGACCCGTTCAAGGTCTACGCGGCGTACCACGAAGCGGTCAATACCTCCAATGGCAAGCCCACCGTCATCCTGGCGCACACCATCAAAGGGTATGGCATGGGCAGCGGCGATGGCGAAGCGGCCAACGAAGCGCACCAGGTCAAGAGCATGGAGTACGAAGCGCTGAAGAAATTCCGCGACCGCTTCGGTATTCCGCTCACCGACGAGCAGCTCAAGGACGTGCCGTATTACAAGCCGGAAGAGGACTCTCCCGAGCTCAAGTACATGCACCTGCAGCGCGAGCGTCTCAACGGTTACCTGCCGAGCCGTCGCAGCTCGTTTGAGCCGCTGGAAATACCGACCCTGGAAGACAAGACCTTTGCTTCGCAAATGGGCGGCTCCAAAGGGCGTGAAGTCTCTACCACCATGGCGTTCGTGCGTATCTTGAACGGCCTAGTGAAAGACAAGAAACTGGGCAAGCAGGTCGTGCCGATCATTCCGGACGAAGCACGTACGTTCGGTATGGAAGGTATGTTCCGTCAGCTCGGTATCTACACCTCTGAAGGTCAGAAGTACGAGCCGGTCGATAAAGGCCAGATCATGTACTACCGCGAGGACCAGAAAGGTCAGGTTCTCGAAGAGGGTATTTCTGAAGCAGGTGCGATGTCGGCGTGGATTGCCGCCGCGACCTCCTACAGCAATAACAACGTCACGCTGCTGCCGTTCTACATCTACTACTCGATGTTCGGCTTCCAGCGTATCGGCGACTTGGCATGGGCCGCAGGCGACCTGCAGGCACGTGGCTTCATGGTCGGCGGCACCGCCGGGCGTACCACGCTCAACGGTGAAGGTCTGCAGCACCAGGATGGTCACAGCCTGATTCAGGCGTCCACCATCCCCAACTGCCGCAGCTACGACCCCACCTATGCACACGAAGTGGCGGTCATCGTGCAAGACGGTCTGAAGCGCATGTTCACGGATCAAGAGAACTGCTTCTACTATCTGACCGTGATGAACGAGAACTACGAGCATCCCGAGCTTGAGAACGTACCGGCCGACGATATCGTCAAGGGCATGTACCTGCTCAAAGAGACGAAGGGTGACAAAGGTCGTGTTCAGCTGATGGGCTCGGGCACCATTCTTCGCGAAGTGGAAGCCGCTGCCGAGCTGCTGGCCAACGACTGGGGCATCGGTGCGGACATCTGGAGCGTGACCAGCTTCAACGAGCTGCGTCGTGAAGCGCTGCTGCTGGAGCGTGAAGCGTTCCTGAACCCGGATGCCGAGGCCAACAAGCCCCACGTGACCAAGTGCCTGGAAGGCCGTGACGGTCCGGTCATTGCGTCGACCGACTACATGAAGCTGTACGCGGACCAGGTGCGTGCCTGGGTACCGAACGACTACACCGTGCTGGGTACCGACGGCTTTGGCCGTTCCGATACCCGCGAGAAGCTGCGCTACTTCTTCGAAGTAGACCGCTACTTCGTCACCGTCGCCGCGCTGCGTGCCCTGGCCGACCGTGGTGAGATTGATCGCAAGCATGTCGGCGACGCGCTGAAAAAGTATGGCATCGATGCCAACAAGCCGAACCCGCTGACCAGCTAA
- the ampD gene encoding 1,6-anhydro-N-acetylmuramyl-L-alanine amidase AmpD, which produces MNQENRAGAWSRARQVPSPNQDARPQQEVSLLLLHAISLPPGQFSGDAIEALFTNRLPPDGHPFFAEIAHLRVSAHLLIRRDGECVQFVDTDQRAWHAGRSCWWDPALGAWRSRLNDFSVGIELEGDDDTPFTQAQYTALVDAVGWLMARYPALTPQRITSHAKVAPLRKTDPGPAFDWAYFRQRLSQVAFKQ; this is translated from the coding sequence ATGAACCAAGAAAACAGGGCGGGAGCGTGGTCCAGGGCGCGGCAGGTGCCATCACCGAACCAGGATGCACGCCCCCAGCAGGAGGTCTCACTGCTGCTCTTGCACGCCATTAGCCTGCCGCCAGGGCAGTTCTCGGGCGATGCCATCGAGGCGCTATTCACCAATCGACTGCCCCCGGACGGACACCCTTTCTTTGCCGAGATCGCCCACCTGCGGGTATCGGCCCACCTGTTGATCCGTCGCGACGGCGAGTGCGTTCAGTTCGTCGATACCGACCAGCGTGCCTGGCATGCCGGTCGCTCCTGCTGGTGGGACCCTGCGCTGGGCGCATGGCGATCCAGGCTCAACGATTTTTCCGTAGGCATCGAGCTCGAGGGCGATGATGACACTCCCTTTACCCAAGCGCAGTACACCGCCCTCGTCGACGCGGTGGGGTGGCTTATGGCTCGCTACCCGGCTTTGACGCCTCAGCGAATCACCAGCCATGCCAAAGTAGCGCCGCTGCGCAAAACCGATCCAGGGCCCGCCTTCGATTGGGCGTATTTCCGCCAGCGATTGTCACAGGTGGCCTTTAAACAATAA